TCTGCTCTCTGctcctttgtgtttttctttcataaacttggaaaaacaaacatagaATGTTACAGTCCTACAAGAACACTGTATACCAGGGGAGCTCTTTTGGTGGCCCTCCTTTTGGGCTATTCACTTCAACTCCTTTTCCACAGTATTTCTGCTGCTATATCAAAAAACCTTTTCtgtacaaactgaaacacaaatacaaaaccAAATTAACATCTATTAGGTGACCTTAGAGGTCTCCATCTCCATtccaatgttttgtttttgtgataatGCCCTTAACTTTACATAATGAAAGCTTCATTGGGATACACTGAATGTGTTCTTCTGTTCATTCTTTCTGAAATGCCAACTCTTTGCTAAGATGctattattctttattattgacacagacaggaaaacTAACAACTTGAATTTACAACTTAACAGCAACACAGTATTAAGTTAAGAATAAATAACatgagcaaacaaacaaaacaacagcaaacaaatgaattgaaaatgcatttaagaaaacagaacaacagTGATCCCTTAAGGTGATTTATATTTCATAGTAAGGAGAAAACCCCAGATAATATCTTATAATTGTTTATATGTTATCACAATAGCACGGCATAAAGTCCATGTGGATTATGTGCATCATTATTCaagttattgtttgttttttgtgttcaaCAAAAATGATATTGGAAACATACCCCTTAGTGAGAGCcatgtgtgtattgtatgtaaaTAGCAGTATAGTATATTTAAAGAAATCTGAATAACAAATACACTAAAAACAATAATTCCTCctcccaaacaaatacaatcTCTAtcttaaatatatattatacatatacTATGCAAAAATAATAGATTTCTATAATATATATCTCAGACAGAGAAAAGACAACTTCTATATTGTGAAACAtaatacacacatgaacacaacaGTTAAATTAAACATCACATCTACATTACACCCTTTCAACATGAGCTTTGCCAGATGTTGAGTTTTCCTTCACAGAACAATTTCGTGAGGTGTTTagagatttctttcattttcagtccataAACAATTGGATTAAAAAGAGGATGATATAAAACTACTTGTAAGGTCAATATAAAACGTGCAACTTTTGGCAAATTCATTTCTAGTCGAGCTACAATTATATCATATGAACACAAACCTGAAAAGCTGACTAATACAAGCAGGTGAGGTAAACAAGTCTGTGCAGCTTTTTTCCTGACCTCCCTGCAGCTCCGATAGcatattataaatatttttgtgtaagtaaaaagtataaaaagcAAAGGAAGAAATACGGTGttaagtaaaataaacacaCCATATATGATATATGTTGTTCTTGAGGTGTCACAGTAAAGCTTGGAAATTGCATTATTACAAAAGATTCCATTCAAAGTAAAACTGCAAATTTTATAACTCTGACTCATTACAACTGATGGCACAAGCTGACAAGCAGGCAGAAGCCAAGCTAACCCTAGTAAAACTAtgatagttgtttttttcatgatGGTTGTATATTGCAGGGGTTTGCATATAGACACATACCTGTCATATGCCATAGCTGCTAATAGAAAGAACTCTGATCCTGTTagagaataataaataaatgcttgAAAGCTGCATAGTGAATGAGTTGTGATCTGCTTGTCTGATAAAAAGTCAATCAAAAGTTCTGGGTAGATATTAGTGCTAAACATAACTGAGTTCAGTAACAACCctgcaataaaaatatacataggCTCATGCAGGTTTTTCTTGATCCATATGAGACACAATATAGTTGAATTGCTGCAAAGTATTAGAGTATATGCTGTAAACATGATGGCAAAATACAGAAATCTGTATTTGTTCAATTCAACATGCCCACCAAAAGTTATATATGTCACATTAAATTTATCATTCATTTGGTCCATAAAAATAAATGGTCACTAAAGCAGGATGGATATAGAAGTCACACTGTGAGGGTTTCCTCAAAATACAGCCACTTTGAGACTAATTTATTTGAGCTGGACACTGCCTTAACCTCAATGGATCTCATTAAACCCTCCATGTGAACAAACAACTTCAAAAACACTGGAGACATGATGTTTTGATTGACAATATCTCAGTTTTCCTTCTGTGTAATGTAAATTTTAtcagcatttaaaaaataattaaaaaacagtcAAGTTAAGTTGGCGGGGCATGATTGCAGATGCCATGCCTTCCCTGCATGGCACCACATGCTGCGTACCGCCACACCAACGTAGTTAGCTAATCATTAGACTCAGACTCAAAGAGTCAAGAagtttattgtcatttgtatGGTGTTACCcagcctgaaatgaaaaactgTTTCTCACCAGCCTCTACGGTGCAATAAACAATACAATACAGTTAAAACattaaatacagtttaaaaagaatacgtttaaaaagagcagtaaaAAACGCAGTAATGAATTGCAACAACAGTTATggataaataacataaaatctaAGTTCTAACACAAACTCAAGTCACATTTGTTCTGGTAGATAGCAGCAGTCCTTTCGCAGAATGGGATGGTTAAATTAGGCAGTGTGTATATCTAGGGAGTAtattgtatgtgtgtatgtgtgcgtgtgtgtaggtAGGTGGCATTACAGTCCATTTGTTGACCTCACAGTGTAGCTGTGTGAATAGCTAACCAAACCGACTGCAGGGAAGGTAGCAGCGGCGACGAACAGGTCCAGAGGCCGACAGCAGGGAATGGGGAATGCAGCGACGAAATAGATCTTGAGGCCATCTGCGGAGAAGGAAGCACCTGCGACAAAACAGGTCCGAAGGCCATCTGTGCTGGTGAAGAAGTCCAGTCAGAGGCCTGGAAGGTGGCCTCCAACTCTGAGCCTGACAAGGCAGTGGCATGGCAACCACAGGGCCAGACGAGGCACGGCAGCCGCAAATGATTGAGCAGGTGGTGGCCCTGCAGGCTGGATGgatccctcggaccctccagcgtaGACTGAAGATGGCTGAAAAAGCCCCtcagaccctccagcggagataTGTGGCTGAACGTGCCCCTCGGAACCTCCAGTGGAGGAAGGGTGCTGAacaggcccctcggaccctccagtggAGGCAGgctgctgaacgggcccctcggacacTCCAACGGAGGCAGGCTCAGGACCAGCAGACACGGAGACCTCTGGCAGTGACAAGacggaaccagcaggcacagaaacctctggcagagacGAGATGGAACCAGCAGGCGCAGAATCCTCTGCCAAAGAAGAAGCTGGTTGGAGCTCTGCAGGACAGTGGCTCTGCTCAGGCAGTAACAGCAGGATGCAGTCCTTAGCTGGTCAAATGAGCTCACTAGAGCTTCCAGCATAGAACAGAGGTGGCAGAGTTAACTCCCCTGAGCTCTCAGCAGGGACAAATCGCTGAGACAGCCTGGTTGAGCTCCCAGGAAAAACAGTTGCGCTGGCTTCTTCGTTTTCAGGGGTCCAGAGTTCACTGTGGACTGAAACTCAttctctggggaggccctggaaaGGGTAACCGTCTCTAAGTAGGCCAGGTCTTGAGGAACAACAAAAGTCTTAATATGTGCGTCTCTCTGCTTATAATTAGTGGTTGAAAAACAGTTCTTTACAGGTTGTATAGACATAGCTTGCAGTACCGGTGGAGCAGGTGAAGGTAATGGCTGAAAAGCTGCTGGAGCTAATGTTTGACCTGCAACCAGAGCTGAAGGCAGTAGTGATGGTTGTAAATCAGGTGGTGAAGTAGAAGACTGAACTGAGGTCAGCTGGGCTGCTGACTAAAATTGAGGGCAGTTGGgctgctgactgaactgagagCAGCTGGgctgctgactgaactgagggcagtTAACTGAGCTTCTGGCTGGGCAGCTAATTGAGCTTCAGGCTGGGCAGCTGACATAAAAAAACATAGTCCCAGAGTAAACAGTCCCAAGGTCCAATGCTTTGATATCCTGaagtccggctgtggggtgacgCGCCGGTGGTGCGGCCGTCGCTTCCGCCTCGGTGATGGCTCCGCTGGGCTGGGCAACTCCAAGTCTGGTGGGCTGGGGAGCACATCCTTTGCCGAGCTGGCTAGGGAAGCGGTAGCAGCTGGGGGGTGAAGGTGAagctcatttagaaaaaaatgaaggGTGAAGAAAGTCCAGAAGCCAGGGAAGACCGGAAACCATTCGTTGTAGCCGGTTGACTACAGCACGCTGGAACTCCTCCTCTGGATGATCCAGCCACAGATCACATAACTTATTCATTAAATGATGTCCTTCCGAAGCTCATCAGACAGGGCGAGTGCTGCGGGGTCCATGCAGTGGTCGCGCTGTTCTGTCATGATAGGCTGTGTGACAGGCAGGccagatctccgatgttattcccgggatctgctggagccactcgcctagcttgggagtcaccgcacctagtgctccgattaccactgggaccaccgttaccttcaccctccacatcctctcgagctcttctcttagcccttggtatttctccagcttctcgtgttccttcttcctgatattgctgtcattgggaaccgctacatcgatcactacggccgtcttcttctgtttgggCCATcctcccaatgtattcttggatgttcgttgtctcatcctggactgtggtgctgacactcaccagtccccggcccctttccttccgcttagcgtacagcctcagggtgcttgacttggggtgaaaccctccatgcatggtaaggagctttcttgtcttgatgtcagtggcttctatctcctcctttggccagcctattaccccagcagggtacctgatcacgggcatatatatatgtgtgtatatatatatatatatatatactgagcagtgctgattttctaacactggaaaataactcaaaatgttagaaatattccagtgttagaaaatcagcactggtcagcgttagccattgttaatcttcaaaactgactaggttacttttaaacatataacactgtcaaaagtgttaatttaacactcaacagtgttgtatttaacactcagaggtgtggacccatatagacactctctattgttaatttaacactggagattttgctgtgtctgTTTGTTAAAGACGATGAAAATATACATTTGAGCTATGAAAGACTGGACTCTGTCAGAGGCTCTCACCCATTATACAGTATGATTGTACTCTTAACATTTATAAGCCAGTCATGGACAATTCTTTTCAGGTCATAGAATCAGGATGCGAGCATATGAATAATATTTCTGTGGGAAATcttgttaaaaatgtttcttgTGTTCTTCTTCTGAAGCAACTCCCTGTGAGGTAGACAGCCTGTCTGAGGCTCAGCTTTGTCCTGCATCCGTACTATCACTTCAGATGAGGACAGCTGACGCCCAGCAGCCATCTGCAAGTGCAGTCACCAAGCATGTTATGATTGGGTGCCCTATGTGGGATTTGGTGTCAAGTTATAAACTTTTTGTGAAGGCTCCCATGAACAATGATTTGACTGTTTTACATGTGGCCAGACTGGCACAAGTCAGGACTGAAACTCCTTCAGAGTCTGGTGGGGAGTCAGAGGGAGTTGAACTTAGCCCCTTAAAAGCAGCATCAAAAGACAACATGGACAATGTCAAAGACGCCGAATTAAAGTCTGTTCCTAGCGTTGCTTCCATATCTGCTGCTCGACAAACTAATGCTCTGGAGTCTATGAGTTTATCAGAGGGCCAGCAGGGAGATTGAGCCTTCTGACTCATTAAATCAGTTGGGGCTGAGAGCAGTAATTATGAACTAACCCCAATTGGTAATGCAGCAACTGTGTATTCTGGGTATGGATACTTAGACCCTGAGTTGCATGATGGCAGGGCTTGTGTTGTCACCTCTGCCTTTAACAATTATCTGCAGGATGTAAAACCATGTCAAAGACCTACAAGCTGTGTTATCTCAGGCAATCTGACTAGAAAGGTTTCTAGTGTATCTGAATCAGTTGCCTTCAAGACTAAGGTTATTTCAGAAATAACCAGAGATGTAGTCAATAGGCCTCATTATGTAATTCTGGAGCCAGTCTCGGGGGCCAATATTAGTGCAGTGTGTGGGAGCTCAAGCTACGACAAGCTTTCTTTGTCATggtttcggctgtgtggcaggcaggaattggacccaaacgcaaactcaagGGGACACaggggataaactcaaaaagcacagctttattgctggaaaaacagTTCACAAGTTAtagaaaactaaactgggaaaaactaaatataaaGCTCACCAGAAAACACAgggagaatcacacacagcatgagggagaacgcaaTGCGGacctaaatacacagagggttaacaagggaagtgggagcacacagggaacacagctgacacagatagtcgcaacgagacagggcaggagtgaacacaacatggcCATACTGATgagagactatcaaagtaaaacaggaagtacacagagatTCAGacaggagaagagagagagagcacagacataaCGGACTGGGGAAAACATTGAATGAAACACAAGTAGGGGAGACGAGGCCTCACAGatacagaggggcacacagggggtaaaagtcACAAGGGGAAATCAAAATAAGGAACAACTTAACAGAGCAATCAGGAACCGTGGCCTAAatgaagaacaaaatacaagaatACAGGATCATGACATcaccccccctcaagggctggctcccgacagcccaaacccgagaaccacaaaaaccaagaaaaaacgaaaacaacccacccagggcgggaggcgggaGACCAGGATGGAGGGAacgaaaccaaacaaaacacaaggagCACCAAGAGtccaaaacaaaaaattcaCGAGGAACAGAGGAGGTGTCCTGGGGGCTGACCGTGCGGGCGGCAACGGCGGCAGCTACAGAGCGGGTCCGAAGGCCGGCCGCGTGGAAGATGGCGGCGGCTACAGACCGGGGCCAGAGGCCGGCCGCGTTGAAGACGGCGGCGGCTCTCAAGCGTCGGGCATACTGGTCGAGGCTTGgagggcacaggaccagacggtGGCGTGGCAGCCACAGGACCAGGCGATGTtgaagctgaagcagaggctggaccaggcgaagctgaagctggaccaggcgagggcgaagctgaagctgacgcagaggctggaccaggcgtgggCAAAGCTGAAGCtgatgcagaggctggaccaagCGTGGGCGAAGCTGAAGCTgacgcagaggctggaccaggcatGGGCGTCTTGGAGccgccagcggagacgaggaggtgctggccgggctgacCGAAGtcgccagcggagacgaggaggtgctggccgggctgacCGGAGTCgtcagcggagacgaggaggttCTGGCCGGGCTGACGAGAGccgccagcggagacgaggaggtgctggccgggctgacCGGAGCCGCCAGCGGAGACGGGGGACGGCTGGAGCGGTTCTCCTAAACCCCCAGCGGGAACAGATGCAGAGCCAGCAGGTGTGGAGACCTCTAGCTCAGCGGACGCCAACTGTAGCTGCACAGAGCACGCAGCCGGCTTGGGATGCAACGGTTGGGGCTGTGCAGTGCAAACAGTCTGTCCAGGCTTTGTCAGCACGACGCTGTCCTCAACTGGCTGAGTGAGCTCACAAGAGCTTCCAGCAGAGGATTGCAGTGACTGAGCTGGTTGCTGAGCTACTAACTGAGCTGGTGACAGAGTTAATGACTGAGCTGATAACTGAATAGGCAATGGAGCAAGAAACTGAGGTGGTAACTGAATGGATGACTGAGCAGGTAATGGAGCTGATGCCTGAGCTAAGAACTGGGCTAATGACTGAACAAAAGACTGTAATACATGTTGTAGTGGCtgttgtagtgatggcagtagtGACAGTGGATGAACTAAGTCTTCTGAGGCTTCTGAACATGAAGAATATGGCTGGACAGACTCGCTTGAGTTTACAGTGGACACCGAAACGGGTGCAGGCATCTGCCAGACACAGGCTGCTCCCACCTGAGGAGTAGGTACGGGTGCAGAGGTAGGCTGTGTCTGGCTGGCCTCAACTCAGAGACCGGCATTGGTGATATGGCAGACCGGACACCAGCCACCCCCACCCGAGGAGTAGGTACGGGTGAAGGAGGAAGTTGAGTCACGGCTGCCCTCACCCTTGGGGCCGGAACAGGCACCGgcaatggctgagcagctgctgcCCCCACCCGAGGAGCTGGTACGGGTACAGGGACTGACAGAGCCTCAGCCGGCCTGGGAGCCGGAGTAGGGACCAGCTGGACCTCAGGTTTCCCCACCCGAGGGACTGAAACGGGTGCAGAGAAAAGCCGGGCCCGAGCTGCCCTGGGAGGAGAAACACAGGTAGACGAAGAGGCAGGCTCAGATAAGACAGTTGTTGAATGGGCAGACTCAGGATTAACACACACAGGGTCAGTAAAAACTTTTTTATCAAAAATCGGTGTAGCCCTTCTGCCACCACGATTTACAGTCTTTGACTTAGCCGTCTTTGGAGGTTTTAAAGTGTGGTGATAGTCCTCGATAAATCCCAACTCAGAGGGAGCTGAATAAAAATAGTTTTCCCAGTCTATGTCGTCGTCCAGCAGGGACACATCAACAGGATCAGGAGTGAGtctattgtttttaatgtcCATAGAAGAGGGAGAGAAATAATCATTGTAACTCACCACCGGGAGTTGCTTAACACTGTCCAATTTATGGCGGCGTGTGCGCCGCTTCCTTCGGGAAGGGGAAGC
This window of the Maylandia zebra isolate NMK-2024a linkage group LG16, Mzebra_GT3a, whole genome shotgun sequence genome carries:
- the LOC101486932 gene encoding olfactory receptor 2M3-like; amino-acid sequence: MNDKFNVTYITFGGHVELNKYRFLYFAIMFTAYTLILCSNSTILCLIWIKKNLHEPMYIFIAGLLLNSVMFSTNIYPELLIDFLSDKQITTHSLCSFQAFIYYSLTGSEFFLLAAMAYDRYVSICKPLQYTTIMKKTTIIVLLGLAWLLPACQLVPSVVMSQSYKICSFTLNGIFCNNAISKLYCDTSRTTYIIYGVFILLNTVFLPLLFILFTYTKIFIICYRSCREVRKKAAQTCLPHLLVLVSFSGLCSYDIIVARLEMNLPKVARFILTLQVVLYHPLFNPIVYGLKMKEISKHLTKLFCEGKLNIWQSSC